The Nocardia sp. NBC_01329 sequence TACCTCCGAACTGGTATCCGCCGCAATCGATTCCGCTGCAGGAGTCTCCGCGTTCGCCATAGCCGGCGAGGTACCCGGTTTCACCGTCGATGACGAATACACCCCGGTGGCGATCCCCTCCGGTGTCCGGGAAGTAGCCGATACGTCGCGCGGAGACAGGGGTTCGTACCTGGTGCGCGGTGAGATCCCCGACGGCGATCCGGCAGCGCGTACCGCATCGGCGGCGGCACCGGGGGTGACCGGCGTCTACGCGGACCCGGTGATCGAATCGGTGCTCACCTGCGGGGACACCGGGCCGGTCGGCACCTGGAAGGACGTCGCCGGTCTGCTGGGCCGCGACGAACTCATCGCTGCCGGGCTCACCGGCGAGGGAGCGACCGTGGCGATCCTCGACACCGGGATCAACGCGGCGGCCGTACAGCGGGTCAGCGGAGCCACGATCGCGATCGACGGGTCGCGGAGCTGGAATCCCGCAGGGGTCGGTGGCACGGCCGGCGAATTCCCGGTCGACCACGGCACCATGTGCGCCTTCGACGCGCTCATCGCCGCACCGCGGGCCACGTTCCTCGACATACCACTGCTACAGAGCACCCGGTCCGGTGGCAGCCGGATGGACGGTCTGCTCTCGGACGCCCTGGCCGCCTTCGCCCACCTGCGTACCGTGCTCACCGCGCAACCCGAGGACAAGCGCTCCCCGGTTATCAGCAACAGCTGGGGCTCGTTCGCGCCCCAATGGGATTTCCCGGCCGGTGACCCGGGCAACTATTCAGACAACCCCGAGCACCCGTTCAACGTGATCGTCACCTCGCTCGACGCCGCGGGCGCCGATATCCTTTTCGCGGCCGGAAACTGTGGCCGGGACTGCCCGGACGGACGCTGCGCCTACCCGGATCGGCCGATCACCGGCGCCAATTCGCATCCGAACGTGCTGTCGGTCGGTGGCGTCGACACCGGCAGACGACGGGTCG is a genomic window containing:
- a CDS encoding S8 family serine peptidase, which codes for MRVVIELRPTSELVSAAIDSAAGVSAFAIAGEVPGFTVDDEYTPVAIPSGVREVADTSRGDRGSYLVRGEIPDGDPAARTASAAAPGVTGVYADPVIESVLTCGDTGPVGTWKDVAGLLGRDELIAAGLTGEGATVAILDTGINAAAVQRVSGATIAIDGSRSWNPAGVGGTAGEFPVDHGTMCAFDALIAAPRATFLDIPLLQSTRSGGSRMDGLLSDALAAFAHLRTVLTAQPEDKRSPVISNSWGSFAPQWDFPAGDPGNYSDNPEHPFNVIVTSLDAAGADILFAAGNCGRDCPDGRCAYPDRPITGANSHPNVLSVGGVDTGRRRVGYSSQGPGRLSDRKPDLCSYSHFLGSTAFGAGVPDTGTSTACPVLAGVVAAFRSRWSAAEVSPARLRELLRSTAAGGAGAGFDYDYGYGIAEPRALLAELQKVAARA